In Buteo buteo chromosome 16, bButBut1.hap1.1, whole genome shotgun sequence, the DNA window ACGATGGTGGTCATGGGGCTCTCCATAGCCATTTCCTTCGTGGTGCTGCTGCTCACTACCTGGAACGTTCTCCTTAGTGTTTTCTCTGTTACTGCCATTGCGGGCACTGTCCTTGTAACTGTTGGCCTTTTGGTCCTCTTGGAGTGGCAGCTCAATGCAGTGGAGTCTCTCTTCATTTCAGCTGCAGTAGGTCTCTCCGTTGACTTTACCGTCAACTACTGCATCTCCTATCATCTGTGCCCCCATTCTGACCGCCTGAGCCGAGTGGCCTTTTCCCTGAAGCAGATGAGCTGTGCCACGGCCATGGCAgcttctgctctcttctctgCAGGTGTCATTATGTTGCCTGCGACGGTCCTGGCGTATAGGAAGTTGGGGATATTCATCATGATGATCAAGTGTATCAGCTGTGGGTTTGCCAGCTTCTTCTTCCAGTCACTGTGCTGCTTCTTCGGCCCAGAGAAGAACTGTGGGCAGATCCTTTGGCCTTGTGCCCACACCATGAAAGACTATTCTGATGACTCGGGGCTGAATGGAAGCTTTGCCTGTGGGGGGAGTGAGAAGCAAAGCCGGTTGCGGAAGGTCCAGGAGTCCAATACTGCAAACGAGCAATATGAGCTCCAGCCCTTGTCCAGAAAACTCAGCGACAGTTTTGACAACAGCACTTCCACAAGCAAGCTGTCCAACCGGCCGTCAGTGCTCTCTGAAGACACACAAGTTGAAGACAACAGATGCCCCAGAATAGGAATCCACCCCTCCcttgaaagagagagacagaatcTGCAGGAGACCCTTGGAGACCAGCAGGTTGGCCTGTGCCAGTGTCCTGCCTTGCAAACTTCCTCTCCTTACAAGCACAGCAACTCGGAAGCAGAAATTCACAGGGAGAGACTCTGCCGAGATTGTCAATGCCGAAAGTATGGTCTGAAAGCTTGGGATGGGTCTGGGCTGGACCATATCCAGCCGGCTGGCATGAAAGAAGAAGGACAGCTCAATAAATCACAGTGCTCTAGTGACACCGCCCAGCAGCAGTCGGATTATACCTCAGACAACAGccatctccctgctgctgaTGTCTACAAAATTCACAGATGCCTTTGTTCTCTTGGCAGCTCTTTTGACATGCTCAACATCTCCAGTGAGACGTCGATTAGCGATTTTGAGCAAGGCCTAAAGCTTGCTGAATCAGCCAGTTCTTGTCCCGATGTCTTAGAGCTGTCTGATTCGTACAGTCAAACAGAGAGAGGTTACTTGAATGGGAAGAGAGATACCCTGCGGCTGGACCTGAGGGAGACTGTCTTTGATATCTCTCCAGCAGCATCGCAGCAGAACAGCTCTTCATGGAAAAATCGATTTGGATTAGGGAGCGATGGTCCGGTTGTGTTACCGAACAGCCAACCAGACATGCCTGATGTTTGGATCAAACGATCTAGCGCACAAAGTTCTGGTTACAACAGTTGAAAccttgcagaaaacaaaactgtactGCTAGGGAAAGGGGAAGTCGAAATCTCCTTGGAACTGTAAATATCAGtcttttcctcccacctctcctAGAGCTGAGACTATTTCTTAGTGTTTCAGCTGTGCAAATACCTGTGGTTTCACAGAACCAGCAAATCTGATACTAGTGAGAGGATGTGAGATCAGTCTTGACGGAGTACAAGCCCTTTGACCTTCCAGTGTCTGGTGCCATATTCACAGCTGTACTGCAAAACTCACCAAGTAAACCTGTTTTGTCATTTCCTACAAGGTGATTAGATTTTGGTTTGTTGTCAAGGTCACATAGGAGAGAAATATGAAGGTGAATCTCCCCAGATATttaacaacagagaaagagagctcatgaaaaaaaaaaaaaaatccaaaccccaAACCCGCAACTGAAAATCTAGCTATCAAGTGAAAAGTGtattgttaataaaaaaaagaaagtctttcaTTTTCTACTGAATCAGAAACTGCTTTATGTGAAATCCAGGTTCACTGATCCCATCAAAATAGTtcaaatattataaaaaaaattttatcaGCACTTCTGAGTTGATATAGTCTCTTACTGATCATGGAGCAGGCTGCAGAATCCAGCCTAAATCTATTTTCAGTAACAATTTCAGTTGTTTTATCAGAAGAAATTCTAGTACTGCCAAAGATTTTCAGTGTGAGATCTCCCCTTTGAGAAAAGTGTCCTCATCCCCTCAGTGACTCGGGTGCTTTGTGTGTCGTCTTCATAGCTTGTTTCCACTCAAGGCATTCCCCACAAAcatgtaactttttaaaatttgcgTATCTGGTGAATCttgaattttaccttttttttttctctacaagaaataaacaggaaaacaaacacttcCTTGCCTTTATCTGttgaaaaaaacattctctATACAAGTTGAcgtaaaataaatgcttatgaCAAACTTTCCTAAATCCGAGTGATGCTTAATTTTCACCACGAACAATGtggttcattttcttcaagcaCCTAATATATTTTCCAATACAACCAGCAACAAGAAAGCATACATCTTAAAAAGATTTGCTCTTTCTGACACCCACAAGGAGTTTTCCCTGCTCTGTGGGAGACAGGCCCCAACTGCCTTATGTCCATTAGGAATATGCTCTTTTAAAGCTACTAACAACACCTGAAATACATGACgttatttcagttttgcattttcataGTGCAGTTCTCATACTGGGTGttcaggtgggttttttggcaACCAGAGCTGCCCTCAGGTTGCGAGCCAACACTTGACTGAAACCCTCTCCACACGGGAGCTGCTTCCATTTGCTATTTGGAGGGACTTCTCACccattttgaaaactgagtTAGAAAAACACTGCGAAAACATCCAATAAAGTCTGGAAACATTTTACACAGGTGCCTCCTTTCCCCTTACGGCGTGGGAGGGCACTTTTAACCGCCTCAAACGAAGCACCGGCGCCCTGAGGGCACAGCCGGGGAGGACTCCACCAAGGCCGCAGAAGCCTTTGAGGGCTCCGGACCTCGAGTGCCCGAATCACAGGGCGAGGCCGCGGGAGGCGGGGAACAccctccccgccggcggccggCTCCCCTGAAAGCAGCTGCGAGGTGAAACGCCGCCGAACCCGCCCGGGGAACCCGCCATGGCCGCGGCTCCTTCTCTGAGGGGAGGAGCGCGCGCAACggcccgcggggcggggccggcgcgcAGAGGGAGAGGCGCTCCTGCGCATGCGCGCGGGCCGCCCGACCGTTTGGCGGCGGGTTCGATTCAAACGGCGGCtgagggggggagcggggccgccaTGGAGGGGGAGTCCTCCCGCATCCCCGTCTACAGCGGGCTTCACCGCGCCGGGCCGCCCGCAGGTGCGTGTCCTCTccgggagggaaggagggctcTGCTCTGTCCTGCTCCGCCGGTGGGGCGCCGAGGTGGCGGAGGGCTGGTGTCCGGGTtaggccggggcgggggcgagCGGTGTCTGTTAGGGAGCTCCGATACTGCCTTGGTCTGAGGTGGCCGTCGCGAAGTCTAATTACGGGCTTTATTCGACTGCTTTGTCTCTATGGCTTCGGCTAGCTCTCTTTTTCTACCCTCTGAGGAGGGCGGGCGGTTGCTGTTTGCCTCACGGCTCAGCCCGACCGGGCAGTGCTGGGCCCCAGGAGAGCGCGTCTCCCGCTCACTGCACGCAGCGGCCCACGCAGGTTACAGATCCTCTCCTTCGGGAGCTCTTGCTTCtataaggcttttgatactgcTTACAGCGTTTTAGAAACGTGAGGCAGCTAGGCTTAATGTTAAAAACCTGGGCGCTAGTCTGCATCGGGGGAAACTGCCATGTTATTCTAGTGCTTATGGGTATGTCACCTGAAAAATAccttggggtgggggaagctTCTTAAACCCACTATGTGAACAAAGCTTTATATACTCAAACAGCTGTGGCTTAAGGCCAAATAAGCTCTACATAGAAACCTAGTTCTCTATAGTGTTATTTTAGAAGTGTATCTACTCGTAGTGAATTGAAGTATGAAGCTCTCTTAGCTGAGAGCTTCAAGTGggctgtgtttgttttgcttccagTACTGAACAACTTTGCTTGGAGCCCTGTGGCACACTGTCTGCTTGATGTTGGGACCTCCCTTATTATCATGCCTCTATTATCACTTTCAAACTTTGTCTCATTAGTGCTAGCCTAGTAACTGTGTTTTAACACTGTCTACCATCTGAGTTATCTGTGGCTTGTTCTGGACCCTTAATCCTGGGTTAAACTTGAAGACTGCCCTTAGTTGTCACTGCCTTCAAGTCTCCATTCTAGCCACATATAATTGTGATTTAGCTCAAATTGAAGGTGTAAGAAATCCAGTAGTTCTGCGTATTATGGTGGTCTCTTGCAGACTGTAGTGTTTTCATTGTTgtctttttcttgcagaaatgcaaatggCTTTTCCTTCAAAGAAACAGTGTGTCAGCAAAACAGCAGATCTAGAGTTCAACAAAGATCCCAATTTTAACTTTAGCTCAAACATTCCTGCAGATGGTGTCTTCAAAGCTACAAACCAAGGgtaaatgaaagtaaaatattgATGGATTTACTACTTGGCAAATATCCTAAAGATGGCTTAGCATTTTGGAAATTTTATCGGACCAACAGACTTGGTAATCTGCAAGAATTCAGTGGTCTTCTGGTAACTGTATTTTACCCATCTTTTAAGGTTGCCTAAATCTGCCAAGAAAGTGGAACCGCTTTCAAAGAAGACAGCTACAAGAGGGTATGTTTCCTGAAATTTCTGTTAGTTGTCCTCATGCAGTAATGTTACCTCTTGGAGGGTTATGATGAGCTCTCACGCCCGTACAACTTTCTTGCCAAGTTTGCTGATTAAAGCTCTTGGTCAGAAACAAGAGCAAATGCTTCAAAAAGGGGCATGTTTGTGGAAGTAAAAGAGAAGATGTATAATACTGATATTTTTGCCCCTAAATCTTTGATGTTTGACTCTACAGACCTCTCAACAGATACAAACTAGAATCAGAGCTGAAGACCAAGAATCAGATGTTAGAAACAGCCAAACAACAGCTATATTCCAGACTAACAGGAGCACAGGTAaggaaaggggcgggggggaaataaataaatcattgaGTAGTTCCTATATTCTGATCTTTACTGGGTCAGATCAAAGGATTGTCTTGCTCATTTTCCTGTCTCCATCAGAAGTCAGTAGAGTTTGGGTGGGCTGGGTTTTTCTCCTCCGATACCTGTGATATCTGCTAGAACCTGTTaatcagcagagctgcagacatATTTGGATGGATAATGCATCCAGATCACTGTTAAATAGTCATCAGGGCTCTAATTCCATTTTAAACTCATTGTGGGAGAATATTTCAAGTTCACAGCTATACACTTGcatgaaattttattaaaacagccTTGATATTGCCAGATGCTTCCTACCTACATCAAGAGAAACTATAAGTAATCACTTGCCATTGATGGTTTGAGGtctattaattctttttcttctgtagctcCTAACATATGGTAGATAAGCTACTCAATTTCCTTATTCCTTTTGCCCAGTCTCTCCTAGCTTTGTTAACCCATCACGTAGTGTGGTGTGAAAGTGCATACAGTATTGAAGATGTAGGTTCGGGAATGTGTATGGTCTCATTTCAGTAACGAAGAACATTCTACTTGGATTTTGGTCACTGCTATGCACTAAGTTTGAGGGATCCTgacctcattttcttctgagtatTTAATGCAAAGCTCAGTTTATATAAGCTTATGTTTCTTCATGTGCTCATGTATCATATTGTTGCCTAATCTTTTAGTGTCTTTGTATTCTTCTGCAAGTTTTTTCCcgtctgctcagcactggtgaggccaaaCCTGGAGTATtggtccagttctgggctcctggtagaagagagacatggacatactggagagactacagcaaagggccactaagatgattaagggactggaggaaaggctgaagaaaGCTGGAACTGTTCAGTGGATTCTGTTTCAAACAGATTTGACTTTCTTGAATCAAGTTCAGATTCAGAATAGGCACTTTGTTATTCACAGCCTCTTACAGATCACTCTAGGACACACTTGGCACAATTTCTGTCATGTGCAAGAGGCCCTACTGGTAACCTTCAGTTGTAAAAGCTCACTTTATTTCCTATTTCTCCACCAGTTACTAATCTGTGAGTTGATCATTCCTCTTATCTCACAGCTTGATTTCTTTAAGAGCCTTTGAGACCTCCTATGAAATGTTCAAAAAGCTTCTGACACTATCAGCTGGATCACCCTAATCCACATACTTATTGATTCTCTTGGAGAATTGCATTCAACTTGTGAGGTTGATCAGCTTATCCAATTGCCTGGTAATATCTGAACTGTGTAGGGAAAAGCACTGTGGCTTAAAGATTCAAAGATGCCCTTTTCTTCCCAATGTTTCTACGCTCTTCAATGCATCAAATGCttgaattatttatatatatgagAGGGAGCACAAGAAAAGATATGCTAGGATTGCCTAGAAAGAATTTATCTCTAGGGTCAAATTTTTCTGGTAATGGCTATGACATGCAGATGTGATAAACGTATTAATCCTGTCAAGAAGCAGGAGTAAGGGTCTGCAACAGACTAATTTGCTATGGTAGTAGAGACAGAAGGGCAAGATCTGATTCTTGGTCCTAGCAGAGCACTTGTTAAGCCATTAGCATCACACTCAGTATTACTGACTAACGAGGAGAAAATCTCCTTGGAAACTTGATTCACTTGCAACCTGTGTTAATAACAGGGCATTATAAAGgagttaaaggaggagaatgAAGGCCTGGTACAAGAAGTTGAGAAGCTCAAGAAATTTCAGGAGACTTGCATGGTGATTTTAGAAAGCAGAAGCATTGATCCTGGTAAGGACTATGCATTTCACATACCATCCTGGTACTCATTCTTCAGAACTCTTCCTGCCCCATTGTGACTGTTCATAAGACATTTGGACTCTGCTTCCTTGCAAAGGAAATACTGCTGTAACTCCAggggatgggtttttttctagcttAAGAGAAAAAGCTGATTCCTGTAGTATGTCCTGTCCCAGATAaacttagaaaataatttagtcTTTCTTGCTGTAGAAATTTACTTTGAAAAGCTGTTAGTTCTTACAAGCAAAGCTATCTGTATATTAGAGGTTCACTAATGCACCTCATAAATTAGTTACAGGCAGCAACattttggaggaggaagaaaagacacaAGAATGCCAGAAGCAGACAATGgtaagaaaattttgaaagagcGAAAGGAGTTAAATGGGCTTTGAGAGGTTTGTGTGCTACTGCCCTTTTCTACTGATGTTGTGGAGACAGCTGCTGAGACTTGCATTTAATTGCATTatattaaactgttttccttttggctCTTCAGCTGTTAACTGAGAAGCTCATAGAAGAATTGAGGCTATTTAACCaaacagctgcaaaagaaaaggaggtgcTTCAGGTAAGAGTGTGACTTTGACTCAACCAGGTAATGAGTGCTTGCTGCTGAGTGAGAATCTGAAGGTTATTTTGCTCCTCCCAGTGCTGCTCAATTCTCCAAATGAGCTAGACAGCAAGAGTCTGCAGTATTAGTCATGTTTTGTTATATGTGCATTAAGGAAACTGTATGTGTTGCTCCCCTTCTAAATAGAGGGCTTAAAGCAAAGTTTATGGCAGGGCAATGTTAATTTTCATCTTGGTCATTTCAAGCTGAATTGTATACAATTGAACTTGAAACAAGGTAGAAGGTGAAAGTGATATTAATGACTGATAGCTTTCAAGTTAGACTGAATCAATTCCAAAGTAAAGATGGATGTCAGTACTGGAAATGGAGCTGTCTCTGCTTAGACCAGCTCCTTGCAGGCGAGAGTTTTCAAGACTGTGTTGCAGGTGGTTGTAAGCACCACTGCCAGAATGCTGATCCACCAGTCTGGCTGTTACACTGGAATTCAGAAGATTTGATCTAACTTGGGAACTGTTGCAGACTGGTGACCTCGGGTGTAGTCTCTCTGGGAACTAAGAAGTATGCAAGCACAAGCAGCGTCAATAATATTGTCTATATACTGACCAAAATAGTCATTAAATTACAGTTCTACAATTCTTGGTAAGAAGCTTAAGAGCTAGTCAATGAAACCGCTATTATATCAGACTTCCTAAACTTTGGTCACAGGTAAATTGCCATTTTCGTCAAGGAACAGGGGTACAAGCTATCCCAGTGAAGGCAGACTGATCTTAAGTTTAGCAGGCAAGACCCTGCTGAAGAGTTCAAATGCTTTAGTTGGAGCTGCTTTAGAACTTGGCTTTGCTATTCTGTACTTTAGTGTCAGTAAAATGTCGTGTGCCCTGACTTCTCTACACAGACAGCAATGGCTAAGTGGAAATCAGCGGAAGAAGAGAGACACCGGTCCCTGGAGAAGCATTCCTCCTTTCAAGCAGAAATTAAGGAATGTTCAGCAACGCTCGATGAGTTGGAGCTGCTCCTGGCTATGTGAGGCACAAGGATGGACTGTACTGTCTTTTTTGACGTTTTACTCCTAGTTGAGTGCTCTCTACTTCACAAACCTAGTTGTTAACATTAAAGCAAGGAGCAGGTCGCTGCTCTCTGGTGGGACAGCACCTGCGGGGGGGTGGGAACGGGAAAGGCGGCCCGGCTGCCTGTGCTAGCACTTGTTGCTCTTCCCACATCTGCCGGGGCCTTGCCTGGACCTTTTTCTTACCGCACGCCTTGCTGCTGAACGGCTCATCCGCCTCGATCCGTCAGCCTGTTGTAACTATTCGTGTTTTTAACCCATTAAACGTACTGG includes these proteins:
- the KNSTRN gene encoding small kinetochore-associated protein; this translates as MEGESSRIPVYSGLHRAGPPAEMQMAFPSKKQCVSKTADLEFNKDPNFNFSSNIPADGVFKATNQGLPKSAKKVEPLSKKTATRGPLNRYKLESELKTKNQMLETAKQQLYSRLTGAQGIIKELKEENEGLVQEVEKLKKFQETCMVILESRSIDPVTGSNILEEEEKTQECQKQTMLLTEKLIEELRLFNQTAAKEKEVLQTAMAKWKSAEEERHRSLEKHSSFQAEIKECSATLDELELLLAM